Proteins from a genomic interval of Sphingobacterium lactis:
- a CDS encoding (Fe-S)-binding protein, whose translation MENQFHIPTVAELLAKGESPDLLFWVGCAGSFDERAQRITRDICKILHHVGIKYAILGAEESCTGDPAKRAGNEFLFQMQAMMNIQVLDGYEIKKIVTACPHCFNTLKNEYPSLGGNYEVIHHSQLIQSLIDEGKLKPQDGHEFKGKKITYHDPCYLGRANEVYEAPRKALEVLDADLVELKRCKANGLCCGAGGAQMFKEPEKGNKDVNVERIEDVIESKASVVAAACPFCMTMLRDGVKVKEKEQEIQVLDIAEITVKANKL comes from the coding sequence ATGGAAAATCAATTTCATATACCTACCGTTGCGGAACTCCTTGCCAAAGGCGAAAGCCCGGACCTATTGTTCTGGGTGGGCTGTGCCGGCAGTTTTGATGAACGTGCGCAACGCATCACGCGAGATATCTGCAAGATCCTTCATCATGTAGGCATCAAATACGCCATCCTAGGTGCGGAAGAAAGCTGTACCGGAGATCCTGCAAAGCGTGCCGGAAACGAGTTTCTCTTTCAGATGCAGGCGATGATGAACATTCAGGTGTTGGATGGCTACGAAATCAAAAAGATCGTAACGGCCTGTCCGCACTGTTTTAATACCTTGAAAAATGAATACCCAAGCCTTGGCGGAAACTACGAGGTCATCCACCATTCTCAATTGATCCAATCCTTGATCGATGAGGGTAAATTGAAGCCACAGGACGGACATGAATTCAAGGGGAAAAAGATTACGTACCATGACCCGTGTTATCTGGGTCGCGCCAATGAGGTTTACGAGGCACCACGGAAAGCATTGGAAGTATTGGATGCGGACCTTGTTGAGCTGAAACGTTGCAAAGCCAATGGATTATGCTGTGGTGCAGGCGGTGCACAGATGTTCAAGGAGCCGGAAAAAGGAAATAAAGATGTCAACGTGGAGCGTATTGAAGATGTTATCGAAAGTAAAGCTTCTGTCGTAGCGGCGGCCTGCCCATTCTGCATGACTATGCTTCGGGACGGGGTCAAGGTAAAGGAAAAAGAACAGGAAATCCAGGTTCTGGATATTGCGGAGATTACGGTCAAGGCAAATAAACTGTAA